In Syngnathus typhle isolate RoL2023-S1 ecotype Sweden linkage group LG13, RoL_Styp_1.0, whole genome shotgun sequence, the sequence AGGTCCAACTCCCCGCTGCCGTCCGCCCGATAGACGGCCGCCGAGTGGAAGACCGTACCCCGCTCGTCGGTGGTCCGCGCCCTCAAGGTAACCACCTGCTCGGACCTCAGGCCGGCCACCTTCACGTGGACGGCCTCGTCGAAAAGGCAGCGGGCACTCGGGAGAAGACGGAGGCGCACTTGGAGGGACATGCTCAACTAAACGGGAGCAAGAGAACAAGAGTCACTGGAGTAGACAGCACAATTTTTCTCTCCAGCAGGGATGGAAAACTGATGGTTGCAGCCTCCCATACTCTGACTGGCCTCTTGATTAATAAAAAATGTACATACAAaattaacatttgtttgttggttcggtaaaacatttggaaaacatgtttgtttataAATTTTGCTGGTAGAAACTCGCAAATTCTTAAAGAAAATGCTTCTGAACAGGTGAAAGGAaaacattgaggaaaaaaagatgTATCTGGTGCCAAACTGCAAATATGCAGATGTCGATTACAGTTTTAAGTTATAATATCATCACGAGTTGGCAGACAAGTCCTAGTTCTCATAGACTGGATCTTAAACAGCCTTTTTTTTGCCGATTTGTAATGACATAGAGAACAAACACTACCTCATTCATTTTGATTTGCATTGATTTTTTGAGGTGGCAAAATGTCTAAAATGAGTTCGAGCACTGGACGTTGGTTGCTCGTTCTAAAGTTTTGTGCCGTCCTCTAACTGTAATTTTATGCAAACACCCTTTGGACTTGGAAAAAAAGACTGTTTGGTTGTTTACTTCAACTTGTCGTTGGGTTTGGATTGTGGATATTTTAAACATACATTGAAAATGtggtttttattaaaaaatgaaatgtggatAGCACATATTTTGCACACATGGACGTATTTTGTATTCGTGCATTTTGGTTTGGGAATGCGTTATCTGTGTTCTTACGCACGAGAGCAGTTGGATCAAAAGTTTTGCTGGTTGACACGGTGCCTGTCTTATACTTAGTTTACCTGGGAGATACTCCGCACGGTGGTATTTAAAGGACTTTTTAAAAACTAACTTACCTCGATGTTCAAGAAAAATTATCACTTTGGTCCAGTTTTAAGTATCTTGTCTGCGATCAGAAAATGGTGCTGTTAAAGTTCACAAGCGTCGCTACTAGCTACATTTGTGTGCATTTTATGTGCCAGGTTAAACTGTGATTTAACGGATCAGATACATTCTGTTTTGTTCAAGGTTTGCGTACTCGGCTCAATCCGCGAAGGGAACGCCCAACTCTGCACTTTTTGGACTACAAATTGACGTCACTAATTTTACTACGGCATTCCGGTAGGTTCAGACGGGCCAAGCAGCTGAAGAGTTGTCTTCCGAGTGGCACTCATTGTAACGACTGAGGTTCCTTTTTTTCATAACATTGTAGTTAATACCGGACTACTGTATTTAATTTAGTATGAGAGTCGTCGTAGGTATGTAAGCTTCAGGACCTTTTCAGACTTATATTCGACTAGGGAAAGGTCACTGTGACACAACGATCCGTGCTAGTTGGTGTTAGCATTTTTACTTAAAACCTACCCTGATAATAAACATACTGGCACTGATAGGTTCTAACGTTTTATTATGGGAGAGTGttattgttttttgccaaagtCAAATCTTTAATAATAGCTCGTTTTGTAATAATTTACGCATGCGCAGTTTTGTCACTCGATTGCTGGCATTGGCTTCAGAGACAGTCtgaaatcacatttttttttcctccacaatgTTTACTTAAATTAGCATTCTATGTCATTTAAATCGTGTGCTGCTTTCAGGGACATTGCGACACAATACCTTCCTCACATCGTTATGTTTAGTTAAATtatcctacctacctaccttccTTTCTTCCACGTAGGGGGTGGTTCTGGCTTTGTGGGTCGTGAGTTGACTCGCCTACTCCGAGACAAAGGCCACGAAGTCACAGTGATCTCCCGCCATCCCGGCCCCGGGAGGATCACATGGGTACGATGATCCAGATGTGATAAGTATCACACCTCTGTACCTGAATGCATCACAGCCTGGCTTTTTCTTATTGCCTCCACCAGGGTGAATTGGAGTCATCCGGTCTCCCTCCGTGTGAGGGTGCTGTCAACTTGGCAGGGGAGAATATCATGAACCCGCTGCGATGGTTAGTATCACCATTATACTTGCAGAAAGCAGCCATTCCCAACACCTGAAAtaggagaggggaaaaaaacaatgccGGCAtgcacaaaataaatcaatacaatGACCGAATGACCAAATAACCGACACCTTGCACGGTAGAATTAAAAATAATCCAGAATTGAAGCGGGTGACAATTCTCTCTTTTTGTTTCAGGTGGAACGAAAGCTACAAGAAAGATTTGTTTTCCAGTCGCATCAACAGCACAAAAGCTCTGGCGGATGCTATCGCTGCGTCCCCGAGTCCTCCCCGCTCATGGGTTCTGGTGTCGGGCGTGGGTTAGTTATTTGTCTGAAACGTCTTGTTTGATGCTCGCCACcgtttgtttttgaaaatggcAGCAATTGGCTTTTGCGATTACAGCGTGCTACAAACCCAGTCTGACAGCCGAGTACACGGAGGACAGCGAGTGGACACCGTTTGATCTCCTTTCAAGGCTGGTGAAAGAGTGGGAAGCTGCTGCTCTGCTGCCAGAGAGTATGTCAGAGACCACCAAGCAAGTGGTTGTCCGACCCGGTACGTAGTGAATCATGTCTATTTGTGGATGGCTTTTCACACATAAACTTACAAAACACTTGTATAGTTTTGATTTAGAAGGAGGGCTGCATACTATAATCATGATAATTTGCCATCTTAGAAATCATATTTTTGTAATCGGACATTTTGCCAATTTATATTTTTGGATTTGGAGTTTTAATGTTTTAGGTACTACTAATCATAATACATgaacaaatgacatttttctgACAACAATAATGTTGTCTCATCATAAATCCTGATCCAGTTTTCACAGCCCCTTTCTTGACATCCTGTTGTTCATTCCTCTCTCCTAACATCAGGGGCAGTTTTGGGCCGTGACGGCGGCGCCATGAAGCAAATGCTGCT encodes:
- the sdr39u1 gene encoding epimerase family protein SDR39U1 isoform X1; protein product: MRVVVGGGSGFVGRELTRLLRDKGHEVTVISRHPGPGRITWGELESSGLPPCEGAVNLAGENIMNPLRWWNESYKKDLFSSRINSTKALADAIAASPSPPRSWVLVSGVACYKPSLTAEYTEDSEWTPFDLLSRLVKEWEAAALLPESMSETTKQVVVRPGAVLGRDGGAMKQMLLPFWLGLGGTLGSGQQPFPWIHVSDLAGIIAQSLEPPSPSGAPLFSEPPSGAPPSCRQVLNGVAPAINTNYEFTKELGRLLSRPTILPVPTFVLNTLLGSERAVILAQGQKVVPKRTLETGFQYKYPDLVSALKQIVAS